The genomic interval GCGGCGATCGCGGTTGCTGAGGCGATCGCCGACTGGCGTGTAAACGATTACATGCCAGAATAGCGTATTGCGTCCTCGATGCACGGCCCGGCCGCGGCATCGTTCACACGCCTCCAATCACGATCCATCCGACAGCGGGAGACGCCATGGCGAAGGTGCGGTTCGACGCGGTACGCAAGGTCTATCCCAATGGGTACGTGGGCGTGGCGGGCGCCAGTTTCGAAGTCGCCGACGGCGAACTACTGGTGCTGGTCGGGCCGTCGGGTTGCGGCAAGTCCACGCTGCTGCGGATGGTCGCCGGCCTGGAGGCGATCAGCAGCGGCACGCTGACCATCGGCGATCGGGTGGTCAACGACGTCGCGCCCAAGGACCGCGACATCGCGATGGTGTTCCAGAGCTACGCGCTGTACCCGCACATGAGCGTGGCCGAGAACCTCGCCTTCGGGCTGAAGCTGCGCGGCCAGGACAAGGCCGACATCGCCGCGCGCGTGGCCGAGGCCGCCCGCGTGCTGGAGCTCGACAAGGTGCTCGACCGCAAGCCGGGGCAGCTGTCGGGTGGCCAGCGCCAGCGCGTCGCGCTGGGCCGGGCGCTGGTGCGCCAGCCGCAGGTGTTCCTGCTCGACGAGCCGTTGTCCAATCTCGACGCCAAGCTGCGTGCCGGCATGCGCGTGGAGATCGCGCGGCTGCACCGCGCGCTGGGCACCACCATGATCTACGTCACCCACGACCAGATCGAGGCGATGACGCTGGGCCAGCGCATCGTGGTACTCAAGGATGGGCAGATCCAGCAGATCGACACCCCGATGGCGCTTTACGAAAAGCCCGCCAACCTGTTCGTGGCGACCTTCCTCGGCAGTCCGGCGATGAACGTGCTGCGCGGCCGTCTGCAGCACGGCGAGGCCGGCTGGGGGCTGGCGCTGGCCGATGGCACGGTGCTGGCGCTGGGCGCGGCCGGGCTGCCGACGGCCTGGGCCGGCCGCGAGGTCGATCTGGGCATCCGTCCCGAGCATCTGGTGCCGGCCGAGGCCGCCGAAGCCGGCCTGGCGCCGGTGGTGGAGGTGGTCGAGGCGGTGGGCAGCGAAGTCTTCGTGAATCTGCGCCTGGGCGATCGCGCGCTGATCGCCCGGCTGCCGCCCGACCGGGTGCCGGTGCCGGGCGAGACCCTGCCGCTGTCGGTCCCAGCCGGGCGCGTGCACGCCTTTGACATCGAGACCGGGGCCCGCCTGGTGCCCTAATCGCGGCGTCCCGCGACCCAACGGGCCCAAGCGCGGCGCCGGGCCGGCGGCGCGATCCCGGGTCGCTGGCTATACTGGCCGCTTGCGCGCGCGCGGCGCGCGGCCCGTCGTGCGTCAGCATCGCCGGGCCCGGAGGCCGCGTGCGTCCCCGCCGTTCCACGATCCGGCGCCGGCCCGCCGGCGCCACGAGGCCCCCGACGCCCGCATGCGCCTGTCCACGATCAAGCTCGCCGGTTTCAAGTCCTTCGTCGACCCGACCACGTTGCACCTGCCGACGAACATGACCGGCGTGGTCGGGCCGAACGGTTGCGGCAAGTCCAACATCATCGACGCGGTGCGCTGGGTCATGGGCGAGTCCTCGGCCAGCCGCCTGCGCGGCGATTCGCTGACCGACGTGATCTTCGCCGGGTCGACCGCGCGCAAGCCGGTGTCCCAGGCGATGGTCGAGCTGATCTTCGACAACAGCGACCACACCATCAGCGGCGAGTTTGCCGCGTTCAACGAGATCTCGGTCAAGCGCACCGTCAGCCGCGATGGCCAGAGCGGCTACTACCTCAACGGCACCAAGTGCCGCCGCCGCGACATCACCGACCTGTTCCTGGGCACGGGCCTGGGCCCGCGCAGCTACTCGATCATCGAGCAGGGCATGATCAGCCAGGTCATCGACGCCAAGCCCGAAGACCTGCGCATCTACCTCGAGGAAGCGGCCGGCATCTCCAAGTACAAGGAGCGCCGCAAGGAGACCGAGACCCGGATCCGGCATACCCGCGAGAACCTCGAGCGGCTGGGCGACCTGCGCGAGGAGGTCGGCAAGCAGTTGCAGCACCTGGCCCGCCAGGCCCGTCAGGCCGAGCAATACACCGCGATCCAGGCTGAGCGCAGGATCCGCGACGCCGAGTGGAAGGCGCTGGAATGGCGCACGCTCGATTCGCGCCTGCGCGCGCTGCGCGAGGGCCTGGCGCAGGAGGAAACCCGGCTCGAGCAGCTGATCGCCGAGCAGCGCGAAGCCGAGCGCGAGCTCGAGACCGGACGCGAGCGTCGCCACGAGGCCGCCGAGGCGCTCAACCGCGCCCAGGCCGAGAGCTACGAAGTCAGCGGTGCGCTCGCGCGGATCGAGCAGCAGATCCAGCACCAGCGCGAACTGTCGGCGCGGCTGCTCAAGGCGCGTGACGAGGCCCAGGCGCAGCTGGCCGAGATCGGTGCGCATATCGACCAGGACCAGGTGCGGCTCGACACCCTGCACGAGCACATCGCCGAGGCCGAACCGCAACTGGCGCAGCTGCAGGACGAGGACGCGATCCGCCAGGACGCACTGCGCGATGCCGAGACCGCGCTCGCCGACTGGCAGGCCCGCTGGGAGGCGCACAACCGCGAGCAGGGCGAGGCCGCGCGTGCCGGTGATGTGGAGCGTACGCGTGTCGACTATCTCGACCGCCAGGCGCTGGAAGCCGGGCGCCGCCGCGAACAATTGCAGGCCGAGCGCGATGGCCTCGACCTCGATGCGCTGAACGAGGCGTTCGAGGACATCCAGCTCCGCCACGAAGATCAGAAGGCCGCCCTCGACACGCTCGGCGAGTCGCTGGAGGCGCGCAAGGAGGCGGCCGTCGAACTGCAGGACGCCCAGCGCGTCGCGCAGGAGGAACTGTCGGGCGTACGCAAGCGCGCGCAGGAGGCCCGCGGCCGGCTGGCGTCGCTGGAGACGCTGCAGCACGCGGCGCTCGGGCAGGAGCAGGGCGCGGCGGTCGAATGGCTGCGCCAGCGCGGGCTCGATTCGGCCGCGCGCGTGGGCGAGCGGCTGCGCGTGGAGGCCGGCTGGGAGTTCGCGGTCGAGAGCGCGCTGGGCCAGCTGATCGAGGGCGTGCTGGTCGACGGCGACGGGGTGCCCGCCGATCTGGTCGACGCGCTCGGCGAGCTGGGCGAGAGCCGCCTGGCGCTGGTCGCCGCCGACGAGGCGTCGGCGCAGTTCGCGCCGACCTCGCTCGCGGCCCGGGTGCAGGGTCCGCTGGCGATCCGGCGGCTGCTCGCGCGTCTGCATGTCGCCGACACCCTGGACCAGGCGCGCGCGCTGCAGGCCGGGCTGGGCGAACACGATTCGGTCATCACCCGCAGCGGCGAGCGCTTGGGCGCGGGCTGGGTGCGGGTGTCGCGCTCGGGCGCGGCCAAGCAGGGCGCACTGCTGCGCGAGCGCGAGATCCAGGCGCTGCGCGAGGAGATCGCCGCGCTGCAGGACCAGGAACACGAACTGGAGCGCGGCCTCGCCAGCGGCCGCGACCGCTTGCTCGCCGCCGAACAGCAGCGCGAAGAGGCGCAGCGCGCGCTGTACCTGGCGCACCGCGGTGTGTCCGAACTCGCCGGCCAGGTGCAGAGCCAGCAGGGCCGGGTCGAGGCCGCGCGCACCCGGATCGCGCGCATCGATGCCGAGCTCGCGCAACTCGACGAGACCCTGGCCCAGGCCGCGCAGCAGGCACGCGAAGCGCGCGCCCGGCTCGA from Luteimonas sp. S4-F44 carries:
- the ugpC gene encoding sn-glycerol-3-phosphate ABC transporter ATP-binding protein UgpC; the protein is MAKVRFDAVRKVYPNGYVGVAGASFEVADGELLVLVGPSGCGKSTLLRMVAGLEAISSGTLTIGDRVVNDVAPKDRDIAMVFQSYALYPHMSVAENLAFGLKLRGQDKADIAARVAEAARVLELDKVLDRKPGQLSGGQRQRVALGRALVRQPQVFLLDEPLSNLDAKLRAGMRVEIARLHRALGTTMIYVTHDQIEAMTLGQRIVVLKDGQIQQIDTPMALYEKPANLFVATFLGSPAMNVLRGRLQHGEAGWGLALADGTVLALGAAGLPTAWAGREVDLGIRPEHLVPAEAAEAGLAPVVEVVEAVGSEVFVNLRLGDRALIARLPPDRVPVPGETLPLSVPAGRVHAFDIETGARLVP
- the smc gene encoding chromosome segregation protein SMC, whose amino-acid sequence is MRLSTIKLAGFKSFVDPTTLHLPTNMTGVVGPNGCGKSNIIDAVRWVMGESSASRLRGDSLTDVIFAGSTARKPVSQAMVELIFDNSDHTISGEFAAFNEISVKRTVSRDGQSGYYLNGTKCRRRDITDLFLGTGLGPRSYSIIEQGMISQVIDAKPEDLRIYLEEAAGISKYKERRKETETRIRHTRENLERLGDLREEVGKQLQHLARQARQAEQYTAIQAERRIRDAEWKALEWRTLDSRLRALREGLAQEETRLEQLIAEQREAERELETGRERRHEAAEALNRAQAESYEVSGALARIEQQIQHQRELSARLLKARDEAQAQLAEIGAHIDQDQVRLDTLHEHIAEAEPQLAQLQDEDAIRQDALRDAETALADWQARWEAHNREQGEAARAGDVERTRVDYLDRQALEAGRRREQLQAERDGLDLDALNEAFEDIQLRHEDQKAALDTLGESLEARKEAAVELQDAQRVAQEELSGVRKRAQEARGRLASLETLQHAALGQEQGAAVEWLRQRGLDSAARVGERLRVEAGWEFAVESALGQLIEGVLVDGDGVPADLVDALGELGESRLALVAADEASAQFAPTSLAARVQGPLAIRRLLARLHVADTLDQARALQAGLGEHDSVITRSGERLGAGWVRVSRSGAAKQGALLREREIQALREEIAALQDQEHELERGLASGRDRLLAAEQQREEAQRALYLAHRGVSELAGQVQSQQGRVEAARTRIARIDAELAQLDETLAQAAQQAREARARLEDAVGSMGDLETARAALEAERRSLTEARDAARAAARESRDTAHALALTLESQRAQVASLTQALARMGGQRGQLDNRLGELSAQLAGGDSPVEALEDQRQVALEERVRTEQALAQARSAVEGIDNELRTYEQVRQQRDAQALTQREAIGQRRLDQQALVIAADQLAAQVVEAGFVVDDVLGGLDDAANAKDWEKMVADFDARLRRLEPVNLAAIAEHAEAAQRKEYLDAQDADLTGALDTLEEAIRKIDRETRGRFKDTFDRVNAGVQALYPRLFGGGHAYLELTGDDLLDTGVAIMARPPGKRVSNISLLSGGEKAMTAVALVFSIFQLNPAPFCLLDEVDAPLDEANVGRFTAMVREMSEQVQFLFVSHNKATMEAASQLSGVTMREPGVSRLVSVDLAEATRLAGAA